In Salvelinus namaycush isolate Seneca chromosome 12, SaNama_1.0, whole genome shotgun sequence, the DNA window CCCACCAGCCTCCTGCAGAGTCCCTCAGGCACCGGCACTGACTTGGGCTTCCGCTTCAGCCAGGAGGACTTCATGCTCAAGATGCCGGTAAGAAGTGGAGATGACGAAACCAAGGCTTGTTTGAAATGTTGAGCAAATGCCAGTACAGAAAGTGGTTAAGGGACAGTATTCGGGCGATCACACTAGTTGTTTCAACAGTCTGACAATACCAGGGGCTGTGAAGGACTCTCTTAGGTTGTGTTACCCACAATCTCTCTCTAAGATGTATTACTGTAATGTGAGGAGTGATTATTATCGATTCTGGTTGTCATGGTGGTTTTGTGTTGTACACCTCGGTCTGCTACTCTGCGTTCCTCCACAGGTGGTTATGCTCAGTTCAGTGACGGACCTGCTTCGCTACATCGATGAGAACCAGCTGACCTCAGAGTTTGGTGGAACTCTGGAGTACTGCCACAGTGACTGGGTTGTCCTTCGTACGGTAAACATGCTGTCCCGCGGTGTCACCTAAAGCAACACATCGATTTATAGGCAGACCTGGTATTTTGGAACACTGACCCCGTCAACAACATGTCAGACAATTAACACCGCAAAGCAGCCTGGATGTGCGGTGTGGCAGAATACGTGACAAATTGGTGTTTTTGGTATAAGGCAGACATTCGTGAATATTTGTCTCCCTCTGCAGGCTATTGAGAGCTTTGCCGTGACTGTGAAGGAGATAGCCCAGTTGCTGCAGTCGTTCGGCACCGAGCTCGCCGAGACCGAGCTTCCAGATGAGGCCGACGACATCGAATTCCTCCTCAGATCCCACACTGACAAATACAGGCAGCTGAAAGTAAGACACATCTCCCATGACAACCTTGGAATTATTCAAACATTTTTGTCGTTGTTGCAAGGCCGTAGTAGTGCATGGTGTTGTGATGTCCTGTGAATAACTGAATGGCAACGATTGCAGGATGACATCAGGTCAGTGATGCGGGAGGGCCGTCACTTGCTCTCCAACCTGGAAGCCGCCAAGGCAGCTAAAGCTGATGGTCAGGAGGACAAAGATATCAAACAGGACTGGGACACGGTGCAGAGGTACAGTACACTGTTAAAAAAAGATGGCTCAGACAATTGTGTTTCTTCACATGCCGTTGGTGTGTGTAGTTTCATTTATCTCATGTTGTCTTTGCGGTAGCTGCCATGGGATGGGGTTCTGGAGGAATTATCGTTTTGATAGATTTAAGTGTTTGACCTTTTAGCTTGTGTACCATCTGTTTTCGTCAGGCTTCTGGCCCAACTACGGGACATGGAGATGGCTTTTGATGGCTTTTTtgagaagcatcacctgaaactGCAGCAGTACCTTCAGCTGATGAGATACGAGATGAGCTTTCATGAGGTACAGACAGTTTAGAGTGGTAAAAGTGAAACGTGTCAATCTGTACTATTTCCTACATTTAGTGCCAAAGGTCAAACTTCCTTTTCGCTGTTGCTCAGATGGAGGAGATCCTGGACCGGCTGTCTGGTCAGGAGAAGGAGGTCGCTGCAGTGGGCGGGACTGTGGTCCAGACAGAACAGCTATTAAAAGATCTGGAGTCACTGGACACCCGCGCACAGGTTAGGGTCCCACGACACAAACGAACCTCTCGCTTGACCCTTATCGAGTACATCTTGAGATTTCTGACAGAGAAACGTAAACTGCTCCAGATAGCTGCACCTATGATGGGGATCCTTGACTGGGGGTTTTTTGTGATTGTGGTGGTTGTCAGGAAGAGATGGGCCGCGCCCAGATAATCATCCTGCGCGGCCACCAGCTGGCCACCGGTCACCACTACGCTCTGGCCCTGATCGTCCAGCGGTGCAACGAGCTGCGGCACCACTGTGACGTGCTGACCACCGCTATCCGAGCCAAACGGGCTGCCCTCACCCGCATACGTGACCTGCTGCTGCGTCTGGAAGAGGCATgcgagcgcacgcacacacacacacacacacacacacacacacacacacacacacacacacacacacaattgtaaCCCCCATCCTCCCATATCCACTCATAAAGCTTGTAGAGTCTGTGATGTCTGTGATGGTCAGTGTGTCATGCttccatgcgtctctgtgtgtgtgtgtgtctgtgtttgtgtgcctaCGTCCGCCCTCAGGCCCGGCGCTGGTGTGACGAGGGGGCTTACCTCTTAGCCAATCAGCTGGTGGATAAGTTCCAGTCCAAGGAGGGAGCTCAGGGAGCGCTGCAGGATATAGAGAGACTCCAGGAGGAGACACCGTTGTGTCTGAGCCAAAGCCCTGATGTCCTCAGTCTGGAGTTCGAGGCCATCCTGACCCCTCAGCTAGAGGTATGTGTCCCTGTTCCATAGTGTGTTCTTTGGTATCAGTCACTTTTTCACCCAGCCTGGCTCCAAGTCATACCGTGCCATTTCCTCCCGTTATCACTGTATCATTTCATCCCAAAGCTCTTTGGTACGACGACAACATCCTGTCGACACAGCAAACATGACAAATACTCTGATACTACTTCTGCCACAAGCGTAGAGTATTATTATCAACAACCTACTGTTGCCAGCACTTTCCACCTTTCTCCTCCCTCATGCAGATCCAATAGGCCTGTCGATCTCTATCGgtaatctatctctctctctctctctctctctctctctctctctctctctctctctctctctctctctctctctctctctctctctgtctctctctctgtctttctctgtctctctctgtgtctctctgtctctctctctctctgtctctctgtctctctctctctctctctctctctctctctctctctctctctctctctctgtgtctctctgtctctctctctctctgtctctctgtctctctctctctctgtctctctgtctctctctctctctctctctctctctctctctctctctctctctctctctctctgtctctctctctctctctcgctctctctctctctctatctcagtcTCAGATTGGGGTGGCCACTGAGAAGCTGTCTGCCATGCAGAGAATGATCCACAACAGACAGGCATGTCTGAGGAAGCTGGCTGACATTCAGGTGCGGCCCATCCAGCTGGTGGCCCCTCGGCCTGAACACTCTCCCCGGTGCAaatcccctctcttctcccccaaaCACAGTACGTTACCATAAATACACAACCACAAAACTCTTACCGAGGCCTAACGGACGCTGAATGTGAATTCGTTCTCGTACTCTGATTATTAGGTGTGTGAGAAACGATTTTTCAAGAATGATAGTGGACATTCAGCAGCCTGTCTTCCTCAGATCAAGTGTTCATACTTGAAGTAATagtcttttttttaaataatcattCTGTGCATTTTCATGCCTGCAGGTGTAGATTTCAACTCGGTTCTCAACTCAAGGTTCTCTTTTGACCTCTTACCTGGCAAGAGGGCAGCTCGGAAAAGCCCTAGAAAGGTGAGAGTTGGGTTGTGACACCTAAAAGATCAGAAGGGTTCCTTAAGATCCACTGCATTCATGAAGTGCATGACACGCACGGGACCTGTATTAATATAGGACTTTGGTTACGTGGTTATTTCGACCAGCATGCccgtttttttttctccattcgACGATTCGGATGGGATTCGTTTTACCAAACTGCCCCGGGAAATATATCATTTTTCTCATTCAAAATGGACCATCGTGTCGGGAGCCAGGAGGCTGTTCCAGGCGTGAATATATTTCAACTTATCTAGGGATAGCCTTATATTGGCTTTCAGTTTGGAGAAAGTAAATGTTATCAATAAGAACCGTGAACTGTACACAGACATTCAATTAACTGACGCTATTGCCAATTTATCAATTCATTGGCACAATATCATCCGCTTAATCTTTTAAAAGAGAAATAGGGACAGCccgctggttgaatcaacgttgtatCCACGTCATTGTCATGAAAGTACGTTGAACCGAAGTGGAAGAGACGTTGAGTTAACGTCTGTGCCCAGTAGGCGGGAAAGTTGGTATATGACAAAACAGATCATTCACCTGTACGCTACGTGCGTAGCACTTTGTTTTTAAGACTGCGTGTCGCACCTGTTCAACTCTGTAATATCCCTCAAAACACAGGGATGACGATTCACACGGGATAAGTATTAGGAGAGGACCtggggagtttgccaaaaaggggGGGCTGGAATAATAACCTTCCCGCCAAATAAAAATGACTGACATGGCCGATACGGACAAGACTAAAATGACGGATGTGGTGTTTTGTGCTCGTGCGGATAATTACATCACCCGACCATCCCAACCTCCCCCGTCCCAATAGGGCTATAGAATGTCCCtactttacatttcatgtaaACACGATTTGCATTTTCTCCAGTGTGGGATAGCATATTGTTTTATCTGGCCTCCACATCATCTTTGTCCTACAGAGTGGCTTATCATTGTTTCAGCTTGTCATGTTGACTAAATTCattcctgccctctctctctcccctccagatAGAGGTGATGCATGACTATGAGGAGAATCGCAACTCTCTCTCCTATGgccaggagggagaggagagcccAGACCAGCTGAAACGGTGAAACAGCACCCCACTCATCATCAGTCTGCATGTACTGTCTGATTCCAGCTTGGTTCCATCAACTATTTATCTGGTTTTGTCTGTTATCTGCCTAGAAAATGTAATTACGTTTAATTTAATAATAAAGGAATTTCCCTTACTggtgcctctctgtctctctctctctctgtgcatctTGCTGACTGTGCTTTGTGTCTTCAGACACATAATCAAAGAGCTTATTGAGACAGAGAGGATCTATGTAGAGGAGCTGCTCTCTGTCTTGCTGGTAAGGTGTTTCATTTAACAGTtgcacagacacacaaaacatCCCAAAGGGtacaatatataaaaaaaacaagtCTTCATTTCTGTAGGGTTACAGGGCAGAGATGGATAACCCCGCCCTCTCCCACCTACTGCCCTCTGTCCTGCGCAGCAAGAAGGAGGTCCTGTTTGGGAATATGCCAGAGATCTACAAATTCCATAGCAGGCAAGCATGTACACAAACACTCGCTCTTTCACACGCACTGATAAGCAAAAGCTCTGTTTTTACAGTGAGGAGAGTATTGATTGAAGTCATGCCTCATccgcccctcctcctcctctctacaggaCCTTCCTCCAGGACTTGGAGGGGTGCCTGGAGACTCCCGAGAGGGTTGGAGCCTGCTTTCTACGACGGGTGAGCAAGCCTCTGATCACACCTCTCTGACTTCATGTGTTATGGGGTCATCAGGCAGAGCCCCCTGTAACCCTCTACAGTCAGTTGGCTTGGTTTTGACATTTTCTCTGTCGTTTCAGAAAGAAAAGTTCCAGGTGTACGAGCGTTACTGTCAGAACAAACCGCACTCCGAGTTGCTATGGAGACAGTGCTCTGCTTCCCTCTTCTTCCAGGTACTCTGGCTAAGTGGACTGCCAAACTGTTTTTTCATTGAAGAGAGATGCACTTCCCCTTACCTCCCACTTTTGAATCCCCTTTCATCTATTGATAAAAGTTATATAGTTTTGACGAACGTTGCGTCTTCTGGATACATTTGAAGGATTTCTTCAGTCTTTCCGTCTCTATCCTGTGTAGGCGTGTCAGAAGAAGCTGGAGCACAAGCTGGGGTTAGACTCGTACCTCCTAAAGCCTGTCCAGAGACTGACCAAGTACCAGCTGCTGCTCAAGGTAGGGCTTGGGCTCAGCCGACATCTTGACTTACATGGTTCGCGTGTGTGCTTTAACATTCCATTTGAACACATTGGGGCCCTCCGGGCTTCTGTCTTTCCCGACAGGAGCTGTTGAAGCACAGCGCAGACAGTGATTATATCTCTGAGCTGCAGGGGGCACTAGAGTCCATGCTGGATCTTCTCAAGTCTGTCAACGACTCCATGCACCAGATCGCCATCACAGGTTATGAGGTAAAGCATGTGAGTGAGAGAATGTATGAGTGACTAAGTGAGAATGAACGAGAAAGGGACAGATGTGCATATTTTACAAAAGTGAATTTTGTAATAATTATGTCTTACCATATCCCAACATGCTGGGTTGTGTTGTGTCTGGCTGTGTCCCCAGGGGGAGCTGAGTGACCTGGGTCGGGTGCTGATGCAGGGCTCCTTCAGTGTGTGGATCAGCCATAAGAGGGGCCCGACGAGGATGAAGGCCCGTTTCAAACCCATGCAGAGGCATCTCTTCCTGCATGAGCACGCTCTGCTCTTCTGCAAGCGCCGTGAGGAGCATGGGGAGGGCCACGACCGCACCCCCTTCTATAGCTTCAAGCACTGCCTGAGGGTAAGGCCCGGGGGGCAGGGCACGACCGGCACTTCTGTTCTTATCATATGGACACACGGTCGCTTTGattaaagggacagtcaatacaCTTGCGGTGGTgaattgtgttttgtctgcagaTGAGTGCTGTTGGCATCACTGAGAATGTCAAAGGCGACGTGAAGAAGTTTGAGCTCTGGTACAGTGGCAGAGAGGAGGTGTATGTTGTTCAGGTGAGGGCCACATTATGTATCATTTGATTTTGATTATCTTGTGCTCTCTGTTTAGTCTGTGCCTTAGCAAGTGATGGAGTGGGCTTGGTCTGGTCTTCTTACTCACTTCATATGTACTCACcttattctagtcaaggctcatcctatataactactgctgtacccaccttttctattcatacaCCGTCCATAAtgtatatacacaccatcctgtgtattgatattccggactctgacattgctcgtcctgaTATTcctcaattattttattttatgtttggggatttgcgtgtattgttttgtattgttaggtattactgcactgttggagctagaaacacaagcatttcgcggcacctgcgataacatctgcaaaatgtgTACGCGGCCAATACAGTTTGGTTTGATTTGACTCGCTGATACACACACGGTACTGATGCCCGTGGTTGTGTTCCCCAGGCCCCTACGTTCCAGATCAAGATCGCCTGGCTCACCGAGATCAGGAAAATTCTCACCAACCAACAGAGGCTCCTCCAAGGTTTCTACTTTGCGTCTACTTGTCTGTCAGCTTCCATGTTGGGTGTGTTGTTCATTCCCCTTGTCCTCTATTGTGGTGTGATGTGACTTGTCTGTCTGCATGCCAGTAGTTGGGTTAAACTACCTGGAGGTCTAAAGTCCCTTTTTATCTGccctctgcccccctctccctctctcagaagACATTCCCCCTATTCAACTCTCAGAGCAGactcctctgtctcctccctctacTGACAGGTGATGCTCTTTGCATGTCCTCTCACGTCCTCTCATGTTCTCTCATGTCCCCATGTCTTACAATTTGCATGATGAACAAAGAGAACATTGGGATTTCCTGGAAATGTTTGAAAACGGCGCTCGTAGCGTGTGATTCGTTTGTGGTCGATTCCAATCATAGCTTGGTTTCAACTCATCTCCAACCTAGTGACTCCCGAAATGTCAAGCTTGTTTCTCTGGCGTTGGTCTGGAGAATGATGTGACTTAGCCAGTGCCTGAGGCCAAGCTTGTGACCATGTGGATGTTGTGTTTCTGCCCCGTTCCTTTGCGACGCGGGACAGTCTGGCTCATATGTCGGTGTGCATGCCGTGGAGTACCGGGCAGATCACTGGCTGCTCAGGTTGTTTTGATGTCCTTCCTCACAGTAAGCCTCTAGACCAGTCCCTCAGCACGGAGGAGGCCGAGTCGTCGGGCCGCACCAGCCCCGTCCTCACAGACCCCGTGGTCTTCTCCCCCCAGCCCCAGCACAACAATCGACGCAGTGAGTAAGCGTGGAAAACAGCAGCCATTTTGTCTCACCAACTCACTTTAGTAGCAAAGCAGACTCCAAGTCTACTGGCCAATTGGGGCCGGTCGGTGAGGTTTTGACACTGAAAAGTCCAGCATGTCGTGgtggaattgtgtttttgtcATCAGTGGGAAGGTTTTGAAAGTGTCTAACGTAAGTGACATTTAGGTGAATATGTTTGGCACGCAGAGAGGCCTTTGACTTGTGGGGAGGGTTGTAATCGAGAGCTTCTGTCTGTCAAACGTAGGTTGGCCTGGCACCTCCCATTCAGTGGACATCTGTGAGGGTCCGGAGGACTGGAGCACCACTGACTTGTCCAACCTGTCAGACTCTGACGAGGAGGACGACCCTACTCCACTGGTGAGCCAGTCTAAACGTCACCCGGCGTTGTAGTGTCAAGTGTTCCTGCAAAACAGTTTGTGGACGTAATTGGACATTGGAGTTAGAGCACGATGTAAAATACGAGGTTATTGTCAGTCTGTTTTTTGTTTATCTGGTCTTAAGGGGACATGCTTTCCTCTCACAGGTTCCTGGGAGGTACAGGGCCCTGGTGGAAAGTAGTGTGTGCAGTACAGATGACCTCATCATTAAGTGCGGCGATGTCATCCAGCTGCTGGATCAGGACACTGTAGGGAAGTGGTGAGAAGCCCCGTTACTAATACCACTACCGCTGTTACTGTTGCTTGCTGTCGTTACTACAGCAGCACTCctgattctctctctgtcaggctCGTGAGGAATGTCAGTCGTTGTGATGAGGGTCGGGTCTCAGCTGATAACCTGCACAGGATTCTGGGAGAGAGTGGCCGTGCCCACTCAGGCAGGATGGAAGGTGAGGGGCTCCCCGTGGAGCAATAGTAGAGATCACTGTTCTTGTGTTTGTAGCTATTAGCAAGGATGAATAATATGTCCTCATATCCACAAACAGACCTGCACATTACGAccttactacctgtgtgtttctcTACATACCTGCACATTACTAccttactacctgtgtgtttctcTACATACCTGCACATTACGAccttactacctgtgtgtttctcTACATACCTGCACATTACTAccttactacctgtgtgtttctcTACATACCTGCACATTACTAccttactacctgtgtgtttctcTACATACCTGCACATTACGAccttactacctgtgtgtttctcTACATACCTGCACATTACTAccttactacctgtgtgtttctcTACATACCTGCACATTACGAccttactacctgtgtgtttctcTACATACCTGCACATTACTAccttactacctgtgtgtttctcTACATACCTGCACATTACGAccttactacctgtgtgtttctcTACATACCTGCACATTACTAccttactacctgtgtgtttctcTACATACCTGCACATTACTAccttactacctgtgtgtttctcTACATACCTGCACATTACGAccttactacctgtgtgtttctcTACATACCTGCACATTACTAccttactacctgtgtgtttctcTACATACCTGCACATTACTAccttactacctgtgtgtttctcTACATACCTGCACATTACGAccttactacctgtgtgtttctcTACATACCTGCACATTACTAccttactacctgtgtgtttctcTACATACCTGCACATTACGAccttactacctgtgtgtttctcTACATACCTGCACATTACTAccttactacctgtgtgtttctcTACATACCTGCACATTACTACCTTACTACCTGTTTCTTTCTCTTACTCTTTCAGGGAATCAGAAAACCCGAAAGCTCAGCTCTCTCTGAATGAAGCACGTGCCATCCACTCTCCGTCCGGACACAACCTCTGTCATCATAACTGTCGTCCCGACATCATTCCCTGTCCAAGGTCATCTTCCCTGGAGTCTCCAGGGGCCTTGAACATGCTGCCAGAGAGACCGACCAGTCATCAATCAAACCAGAGGATCTGAAGGGTCAACTTTGCCTTCTTTTACCGTCCATCTCCGGAAATGTATAATAATCACCACCATATTAATACCATGACGATAAACCACAAGGACGTCTTTTTACATTTCCTCCAGAGGGTGCATGTGTTGCCGTGGGTAACATCCCTACCCACGTCAAGCAAACAACCTCAAGCACAAGGCAGTGGACTGAGTCTACTTTCCGACCCCAGGCGGCATCACAACATCACCTTAAAGAACTGTCACCCCGGGGAGATGGGATCTTCATGTCTTCATTTTCCTGTGGATGAGATGCATGAACTGTTTCTAGTCCactttataaatatatttactTAGAAAAAGGACTGTTTTACTTCTGTTACAGTGAAAGTGAATCAATCtctatttttttacatttgtgtgtaacTATCATGGTTCACGATAGACCATGACAGATTTCAACATATCATCAATGCCAGGTTATGTGCCAAAACATGCTATTGTACAGTTGCCCTGTCTGCTTTATTTGTTAGAACAGCCTCATTTTGTACCACTCTCATTACCCCCAATTACTATGGTAAATAGCTTACATTTCAGTAAGAAAACTAACAGCAAGCAAACCGTGCCAAGCGTTGTATTTCTATGCTCACTATTCTGCATGAATGTCAACAGGGCGTTGCAAGTGGTCAGTTCCCTGTTGAACATTGCCTAATgcttatttttatgtgcactgcAGTTTTGTGCCAGCAGGGGGtggtgtgtcagtcatctgaccATTTGACGTGAGAGGAGGGTCCTGCAGTGCTTCTGCCGCTGCTGCTATTTCTGCTGCTGAGTGAGTGTGATGATTGGATGTTGCAGCTTATATGTCAATTCTCCACATAGACGGACGTTGGGGATTCATGTGAATGTACAGAGAATTTCATATATGACATGGATGGAAATTATTTTACCAAATACAAGCACAAGATAATCTGATGGGAGAGTCTTTCTTTACGTTctaggtcatttagc includes these proteins:
- the LOC120057593 gene encoding proto-oncogene DBL, with product MAEANPFRGLPRLRRAAMSFPGNLHLVLVLRPTSLLQSPSGTGTDLGFRFSQEDFMLKMPVVMLSSVTDLLRYIDENQLTSEFGGTLEYCHSDWVVLRTAIESFAVTVKEIAQLLQSFGTELAETELPDEADDIEFLLRSHTDKYRQLKDDIRSVMREGRHLLSNLEAAKAAKADGQEDKDIKQDWDTVQRLLAQLRDMEMAFDGFFEKHHLKLQQYLQLMRYEMSFHEVQTILDRLSGQEKEVAAVGGTVVQTEQLLKDLESLDTRAQEEMGRAQIIILRGHQLATGHHYALALIVQRCNELRHHCDVLTTAIRAKRAALTRIRDLLLRLEEARRWCDEGAYLLANQLVDKFQSKEGAQGALQDIERLQEETPLCLSQSPDVLSLEFEAILTPQLESQIGVATEKLSAMQRMIHNRQACLRKLADIQVRPIQLVAPRPEHSPRCKSPLFSPKHSVDFNSVLNSRFSFDLLPGKRAARKSPRKIEVMHDYEENRNSLSYGQEGEESPDQLKRHIIKELIETERIYVEELLSVLLGYRAEMDNPALSHLLPSVLRSKKEVLFGNMPEIYKFHSRTFLQDLEGCLETPERVGACFLRRKEKFQVYERYCQNKPHSELLWRQCSASLFFQACQKKLEHKLGLDSYLLKPVQRLTKYQLLLKELLKHSADSDYISELQGALESMLDLLKSVNDSMHQIAITGYEGELSDLGRVLMQGSFSVWISHKRGPTRMKARFKPMQRHLFLHEHALLFCKRREEHGEGHDRTPFYSFKHCLRMSAVGITENVKGDVKKFELWYSGREEVYVVQAPTFQIKIAWLTEIRKILTNQQRLLQGFYFASTCLSASMLEDIPPIQLSEQTPLSPPSTDSKPLDQSLSTEEAESSGRTSPVLTDPVVFSPQPQHNNRRSWPGTSHSVDICEGPEDWSTTDLSNLSDSDEEDDPTPLVPGRYRALVESSVCSTDDLIIKCGDVIQLLDQDTVGKWLVRNVSRCDEGRVSADNLHRILGESGRAHSGRMEGEGLPVEQ